The following coding sequences are from one Beggiatoa alba B18LD window:
- a CDS encoding DNA repair ATPase, with the protein MTNNSQNDNSIETGGAYEIIRQRLSQQGELLGTKLNALNQRRIEVFGSTQMSVIGQTRVRTENNCVPRDILNMGNYLLFGYNVFMGLKSETKVSDVFSLHTIEETADGYEFAPVPFEQCFLSESRFVSDFQELYRYYKEAKLSQLRNAQGKKLAVFQVGKTLQDAKVFRWAVDIAGNVSYIDNRGERDNVYPASHDFEWRMTTRESHIMGKCPHVSILDEVFVETVGGTLTVKLENNTEDGLGIYNEPVDDLNQSLADAQIHFAKLGELILLKIRPYREEKFRYLVFNKLTQKVTRIDAIGQACVQLPEDHGIIFPGGYYLKNGDYKVFEGDDLGNMRYKRLIRSPNGEDVLYIFHQAEIGKLVLFSYNLIRKEVQNPIICHGYSIFTDGRMVVFRADDSMPVRVHPMQIWQTPYMSDEHAAQVPKNGSFLGKIGNPELVRGISDAYSIKRMIEAQSPNMATYEQLLVSVQKTIDAYHWLGHADVGNLLAVLKEIQSNANLIRAEFEKVQTLQREAAKSIQEAETVQQTLIETIKHPERWQSIEEYVQYLTELRSQRGRLITLRDVRYIDLERVNVLETQVIDGFNQLSQKTVNFLLQDSALKPYHQALEQYLVQIPNLKNSIELKPLQENLDKTAAGLELLNTVLNDLSIEDPSMRTQIVEAISDVYAQLNRVRAELNLQRKNLSSHEAVSAFAAQFKLFSQNVAGAMAQADTPEKADEQLTRLLVQLEDLDSRFSEFDEFLAQIADKRDEVYASFEARKQALVEERQRRALHLNQTAERILQGIVRRAASFKTAEEQNAYFAADAMVLKVRDLIKQLYDLGDSVKAGDLESRLKSSRDQAVRELRDKQDIFVDDGAVILLGKHRFSVNTQALDLTLVPQEKDGEKRLALHLTGTDFFQALDDTELNANQTYWEQSLISESASVYRAEYLAYQCLRNPALKPALEPSALLDVIRHYATEHYDEGYERGVHDVDASLILAKLYDLQNTVGLLRFSPTCRAMAQLFWGFYPERVQCDLWTRSARSLQQLQTLFGTSGDSFMQQLASELQQAIVHFLTAQQLVVDAQQVALAGSYLVAELKQETLSFTVTGEALQQAETFLKALETRQQWAVFTADLQALHGHLAKQCALLNSWIIGVYQNTPLSTERVLEISAIVLNQLQGLNLQANTAQTQVMITGLLGQHPRLQNRQLILQLDTFLERLQQHETQIIPAYQAFRRLRQQVIDRERKNLRLQELKPQPLSSFVRNRLINEVYLPLIGDNFAKQLGTVGEQKRTDLMGLLLLISPPGYGKTTLLEYIAQRLGLIFVKINCPTIGHQVVSVDPAEAPSATARQELHKLNLALEMGNNVMLYLDDIQHSNPEFLQKFISLADGQRKIEGVWRGVSKTYDLRGKRFCIAMAGNPYTESGETFKIPDMLANRADIYNLGDVLGGKETLFALSYLENCLTSNPILAPLANREREDTYRLIRLAQGEEVNSSEFIHAYSATELQEITAIFRKLLHVQRILLKVNQQYIYSAAQKEAYRTEPAFKLQGSYRNMNKLAEKVVAVMNEQELQQLITDHYQGEAQTLTTGAEENLLKLAELRDGLSPEQQLRWEQIKGTFNRLKTSGDPDADPVTQVISQLSNLAAQLDNIRQTLLKAIQLQVNQSKIPVAFPINPEQISQLLNHLSTLPKVLQLLQSEKNTASTASTTHMEQLLQQLSTLPALTKAPQAAKVDVNVVNQLPQGAEQVIQQLVEMIESSLMPLVRGFERKSRLDLVIWNRLKDVSETLREIYPEAFKKARAQKHLPYADDRENM; encoded by the coding sequence ATGACGAATAATAGCCAGAATGATAATAGCATTGAGACAGGGGGCGCGTATGAAATCATCCGCCAACGCTTAAGCCAACAAGGCGAGTTATTAGGCACAAAACTGAATGCCCTGAATCAACGCCGTATTGAGGTCTTTGGCAGTACACAAATGAGCGTGATAGGACAAACCCGTGTCCGTACCGAAAATAATTGTGTTCCCCGCGATATTCTCAACATGGGCAATTATTTATTGTTCGGCTATAACGTTTTTATGGGGCTGAAATCAGAAACCAAAGTCAGCGATGTTTTTAGTTTACATACAATAGAAGAAACCGCCGACGGTTACGAATTCGCGCCTGTTCCCTTTGAACAGTGCTTTTTATCCGAGAGCCGTTTTGTCAGCGATTTTCAAGAACTTTACCGCTATTACAAAGAAGCAAAACTCAGCCAATTACGCAATGCGCAAGGCAAAAAACTGGCAGTTTTTCAAGTGGGTAAAACCCTACAAGATGCAAAAGTCTTCCGTTGGGCAGTCGATATTGCGGGCAATGTTTCCTATATCGACAATCGGGGCGAGCGCGATAATGTTTACCCTGCGTCGCATGATTTTGAATGGCGCATGACTACTCGTGAAAGTCACATTATGGGGAAATGCCCTCATGTTTCTATTTTAGATGAAGTTTTTGTTGAAACTGTTGGCGGGACGCTCACCGTAAAACTGGAAAATAATACAGAAGATGGTCTCGGGATTTATAACGAACCCGTTGATGATTTAAATCAATCCTTAGCCGATGCACAAATTCACTTTGCTAAACTGGGTGAACTGATTTTATTAAAAATCCGTCCTTATCGAGAAGAAAAATTCCGTTATCTGGTTTTTAACAAATTAACGCAAAAAGTCACCCGTATCGACGCAATTGGACAGGCTTGCGTGCAATTGCCTGAAGACCACGGCATTATTTTTCCGGGAGGCTATTATTTAAAAAATGGCGATTATAAAGTGTTTGAAGGCGATGACTTAGGCAATATGCGCTATAAACGCCTGATACGCTCCCCTAATGGGGAAGATGTTTTATATATCTTTCATCAAGCAGAAATTGGGAAATTAGTCCTATTTTCCTACAATTTAATTCGCAAAGAAGTCCAAAACCCGATTATTTGCCACGGCTACTCAATTTTTACCGATGGGCGTATGGTGGTTTTTCGGGCAGATGATAGTATGCCCGTGCGGGTTCATCCGATGCAAATCTGGCAAACGCCGTATATGAGCGATGAGCACGCCGCCCAAGTGCCGAAAAATGGTTCTTTTTTAGGCAAAATCGGCAATCCTGAATTAGTGCGCGGTATTTCTGACGCTTATAGCATTAAACGCATGATAGAGGCGCAAAGCCCTAATATGGCGACTTATGAGCAATTGCTGGTCAGCGTGCAAAAAACGATAGATGCTTATCACTGGCTAGGACATGCCGATGTGGGCAATTTATTGGCAGTTTTGAAAGAGATTCAAAGCAATGCCAATTTAATCCGTGCTGAATTTGAAAAAGTTCAAACTTTACAACGTGAAGCCGCGAAATCCATCCAAGAAGCGGAAACTGTTCAACAAACCTTAATAGAAACCATTAAACACCCTGAGCGTTGGCAATCCATTGAGGAATATGTGCAATATCTCACCGAGTTACGCAGCCAACGCGGTCGCTTGATAACCCTGCGCGATGTGCGCTATATCGACCTTGAGCGCGTTAATGTGTTAGAAACACAGGTGATTGATGGTTTTAATCAATTAAGTCAAAAAACCGTTAATTTTCTCTTACAAGACAGCGCATTAAAACCCTATCATCAAGCCTTAGAACAATATTTAGTTCAAATTCCCAACTTAAAAAACAGTATTGAATTAAAGCCATTACAAGAAAATTTAGATAAAACGGCAGCGGGTTTAGAGCTATTAAACACCGTGTTAAATGATTTAAGCATCGAAGACCCCAGTATGCGCACGCAAATTGTGGAAGCGATTTCCGACGTTTATGCACAATTAAACCGCGTGCGGGCAGAATTAAATTTACAGCGTAAAAACTTATCTTCTCATGAAGCCGTTTCCGCTTTTGCCGCGCAATTTAAACTGTTTTCGCAAAATGTCGCGGGCGCGATGGCGCAAGCGGATACGCCTGAAAAAGCCGACGAACAATTAACCCGTTTATTAGTGCAATTAGAGGATTTAGACAGCCGTTTCAGTGAATTTGACGAATTTTTAGCGCAAATTGCTGATAAACGTGATGAAGTTTATGCCAGTTTTGAAGCTCGCAAACAGGCATTGGTCGAAGAACGTCAACGCCGTGCTTTGCATTTAAATCAAACGGCTGAACGAATTTTACAAGGTATCGTCCGTCGTGCCGCGAGTTTTAAAACCGCTGAAGAACAAAATGCTTATTTTGCAGCGGATGCGATGGTGTTAAAAGTTCGGGATTTAATTAAGCAACTCTATGACTTAGGCGATAGCGTTAAAGCGGGGGATTTAGAATCGCGTTTAAAATCATCGCGTGACCAAGCTGTACGCGAGTTGCGCGATAAACAAGACATTTTTGTTGACGATGGTGCAGTTATTTTACTGGGAAAACATCGATTTAGTGTTAATACGCAAGCCTTAGATTTAACCCTTGTTCCACAAGAAAAAGACGGGGAAAAACGCCTTGCTTTACATTTAACAGGCACGGATTTTTTTCAAGCCTTAGATGATACAGAATTAAACGCGAACCAAACTTATTGGGAACAATCTTTAATTTCTGAATCGGCGAGCGTTTATCGTGCGGAATATTTAGCGTATCAATGCTTACGTAATCCTGCGTTAAAACCTGCGCTAGAGCCGAGCGCGTTGTTGGATGTGATTCGCCACTATGCAACGGAACATTATGATGAAGGCTATGAACGTGGGGTTCATGATGTGGATGCCTCGTTGATATTAGCAAAATTGTACGATTTACAAAATACCGTTGGACTTTTACGTTTTAGTCCCACGTGTCGCGCCATGGCGCAATTATTTTGGGGGTTTTACCCTGAGCGGGTGCAATGTGATTTATGGACACGGAGTGCACGGAGTTTACAGCAGTTACAAACCTTATTCGGCACGAGTGGCGACAGTTTCATGCAACAATTAGCCAGCGAATTGCAACAAGCGATTGTGCATTTTTTAACCGCGCAACAATTGGTTGTCGACGCGCAACAAGTGGCGTTAGCAGGCAGTTATTTAGTTGCTGAGTTAAAACAAGAAACTTTAAGTTTTACCGTAACAGGAGAAGCCTTACAGCAGGCGGAGACTTTTTTAAAAGCCTTAGAAACCCGTCAACAGTGGGCGGTTTTTACCGCAGATTTACAGGCTTTACATGGACATTTAGCCAAGCAATGCGCTTTATTAAACAGTTGGATAATAGGGGTTTATCAAAATACGCCTTTATCAACGGAGCGGGTTTTAGAAATCAGTGCCATTGTGTTAAATCAATTACAAGGCTTGAATTTACAAGCTAATACAGCACAAACGCAGGTGATGATAACGGGATTATTAGGGCAACATCCGCGCTTGCAAAATCGACAATTAATCTTGCAATTAGATACTTTTTTAGAACGATTACAGCAACATGAAACGCAAATTATTCCTGCTTATCAAGCCTTCCGTCGTTTACGTCAACAAGTGATTGACCGCGAGCGGAAAAATTTGCGCTTGCAAGAATTAAAACCACAGCCTTTAAGTTCTTTTGTGCGCAATCGTTTGATTAATGAAGTTTATCTCCCGCTGATTGGGGATAATTTCGCCAAACAACTCGGCACGGTCGGTGAGCAAAAACGCACGGATTTAATGGGCTTGCTCTTGCTGATTTCTCCACCTGGTTATGGCAAAACCACGTTATTGGAATATATCGCGCAACGGTTAGGCTTGATTTTCGTCAAAATTAACTGCCCGACGATTGGTCATCAAGTGGTTTCGGTTGACCCTGCCGAAGCTCCCAGCGCGACCGCTCGCCAAGAGTTGCACAAGTTAAATTTAGCCCTAGAAATGGGCAATAACGTGATGCTGTATTTAGATGATATTCAGCACAGTAATCCCGAATTTTTACAGAAATTCATCTCATTAGCGGATGGACAGCGCAAAATTGAGGGGGTTTGGCGGGGGGTGTCGAAAACTTATGATTTACGGGGGAAACGCTTTTGTATTGCGATGGCGGGCAATCCTTATACCGAATCGGGCGAAACGTTTAAAATTCCTGATATGTTGGCGAATCGGGCCGATATTTATAATTTAGGGGATGTGTTAGGCGGAAAAGAAACCTTGTTCGCCTTGAGTTATTTAGAAAATTGTTTAACGTCGAACCCGATACTTGCACCATTAGCAAATCGTGAGCGTGAAGATACTTACCGCCTTATCCGTTTAGCGCAGGGGGAAGAGGTTAATAGCAGTGAATTCATACATGCCTACTCTGCAACGGAATTACAGGAAATAACAGCGATTTTCCGTAAATTACTCCATGTGCAACGCATTTTATTAAAGGTGAATCAGCAATATATTTATTCAGCCGCGCAAAAAGAGGCTTATCGCACTGAACCCGCGTTTAAATTGCAAGGTAGTTACCGCAATATGAATAAGTTAGCAGAAAAAGTTGTTGCGGTGATGAATGAGCAGGAATTACAGCAGTTAATCACTGACCATTATCAAGGGGAAGCGCAGACTTTAACGACAGGTGCGGAGGAGAATTTATTAAAATTGGCTGAGTTGCGTGACGGTTTAAGCCCTGAGCAACAATTGCGTTGGGAGCAAATTAAGGGCACGTTTAACCGTTTAAAAACCAGTGGCGACCCAGATGCTGACCCTGTCACGCAAGTGATTAGTCAATTATCTAACTTAGCGGCACAATTAGATAATATTCGTCAGACTTTATTAAAAGCGATACAACTGCAAGTTAATCAAAGTAAAATCCCTGTTGCATTTCCCATTAATCCTGAGCAAATCAGCCAGTTGCTTAACCATTTATCCACCTTGCCAAAAGTATTGCAGTTACTTCAAAGTGAAAAAAACACGGCGAGTACGGCATCAACTACGCACATGGAGCAGTTATTACAGCAGTTATCGACTTTGCCCGCCTTAACGAAAGCACCGCAAGCGGCAAAAGTAGATGTGAATGTGGTTAATCAATTACCACAAGGCGCGGAGCAGGTGATACAGCAATTGGTGGAGATGATAGAAAGTAGTTTAATGCCATTAGTACGCGGATTTGAGCGAAAATCCCGTTTAGACTTGGTAATTTGGAATCGCTTAAAAGATGTGTCGGAAACCTTGCGAGAGATTTATCCCGAAGCGTTTAAAAAGGCTCGTGCACAAAAGCATTTACCATATGCAGATGATAGAGAAAATATGTAA
- a CDS encoding IS982 family transposase has protein sequence MITTLFCSIDDFCKWFIPLWEQMLLEEGNPKKSQRDGTMSPSEVMTLLVLFHQSNQRHFKGFYTHYVPQVLGGAFPKRVSYQQFVELSQSVMIPLSAYLHSRRVNSRGIAFIDSTPLKVCHNRRISHHKTFANLAQRGKNSIGWYFGFKLHLVIDDNGELISFFLTAANFDDRKGLRAMTQFIQGKLYGDKGYISKALKATLKTQGIELITGVRKNMKKESLSEFDTIMLKKRSLIETVIGQLKSFTQIEHTRHRSVLGFMVNVIAGLIAYTWKLHKPSLMSRIHPKLDDGFNLLNPSQPFFI, from the coding sequence ATGATAACAACCCTGTTCTGCTCAATCGATGACTTTTGTAAATGGTTTATACCCTTATGGGAACAAATGTTGTTAGAAGAAGGAAATCCCAAGAAAAGTCAGCGAGATGGGACAATGTCCCCGTCGGAAGTGATGACCTTACTCGTGTTATTTCATCAATCTAATCAACGCCATTTCAAAGGATTTTATACCCACTATGTTCCGCAGGTACTCGGGGGGGCGTTTCCGAAACGGGTCAGTTATCAACAGTTTGTTGAGTTATCCCAGTCAGTGATGATACCGCTCAGTGCCTACTTGCACAGTCGGCGGGTAAACTCTCGCGGGATTGCCTTCATTGATTCAACCCCGTTAAAGGTTTGCCACAATCGGCGAATTTCACACCATAAAACCTTTGCAAACCTCGCACAACGGGGGAAGAACTCTATTGGGTGGTATTTTGGCTTTAAATTGCATTTAGTCATTGATGATAACGGTGAATTAATCTCCTTTTTTCTCACCGCTGCGAATTTTGATGACCGCAAGGGCTTAAGGGCGATGACGCAATTTATTCAAGGTAAGTTATATGGTGACAAGGGCTATATTTCTAAGGCATTAAAGGCAACTTTGAAAACGCAAGGCATTGAATTAATCACGGGTGTCCGTAAAAACATGAAAAAAGAGTCGCTCAGTGAATTTGATACGATAATGCTAAAAAAACGCTCCTTGATAGAAACCGTTATCGGTCAACTTAAATCATTCACTCAGATTGAACATACGCGCCATCGCAGTGTTTTAGGGTTTATGGTCAATGTCATTGCGGGGCTTATTGCTTACACTTGGAAGCTCCATAAGCCTTCTTTGATGTCTCGTATTCATCCTAAACTTGATGATGGCTTTAATTTGTTAAATCCTTCTCAACCTTTTTTTATTTAA
- the ygiD gene encoding 4,5-DOPA-extradiol-dioxygenase, with amino-acid sequence MANRLPALFIAHGNPMNALANNAYTQTLTQLGKTLATPSTILVISAHWQTLGTEVASTDKPQTIHDFGGFPPELFAQQYPAQGAPDIAKKVKQLLPNVVENPEMGLDHGAWTVLKFLYPQANIPVLQLSLDYRLSPAAHYQLAQALQPLREQGVLILGSGNIVHNLRAMDWRKIDAPPHSWAMAFDTQIQTGLKTRNHQALIDYLQGGEPAHLSAPTPEHYLPLLYIIALQQADESVQFIYTGFEHASISMLSFSVA; translated from the coding sequence ATGGCTAATCGTTTACCCGCTTTATTTATCGCACATGGCAACCCAATGAATGCTTTAGCTAATAATGCTTATACGCAAACATTGACACAATTAGGAAAAACATTAGCAACGCCAAGCACGATTTTAGTGATTTCAGCACATTGGCAAACACTGGGCACTGAAGTTGCGAGTACGGATAAACCGCAGACAATTCACGATTTTGGTGGATTTCCGCCTGAATTATTTGCGCAACAATATCCCGCACAGGGCGCGCCTGATATTGCAAAAAAGGTTAAACAATTATTGCCAAATGTGGTGGAAAATCCTGAAATGGGTTTAGACCATGGTGCGTGGACAGTTTTAAAATTTTTATATCCACAGGCGAATATCCCCGTTTTACAGTTGAGCTTAGATTATCGCTTATCGCCCGCAGCGCATTATCAACTTGCACAAGCGTTGCAACCTTTGCGAGAACAAGGGGTATTGATTTTAGGGAGTGGCAATATTGTGCATAATTTGCGGGCGATGGACTGGCGGAAAATTGACGCGCCCCCGCATTCGTGGGCAATGGCATTTGATACGCAGATTCAAACTGGGTTAAAAACTCGCAATCATCAGGCGTTGATTGATTACCTACAGGGGGGAGAACCTGCCCATTTGTCCGCGCCAACCCCCGAGCATTATCTGCCTTTGTTATACATTATTGCGTTACAACAAGCAGATGAGTCAGTGCAGTTTATTTATACAGGTTTTGAACATGCCAGTATTAGTATGTTAAGTTTTTCAGTGGCTTAA
- the recJ gene encoding single-stranded-DNA-specific exonuclease RecJ yields MQKNLYRRQLPTDFVLKENGLHPVIQQILATRAINPETQLEHTLKYLLPYHQLKGIQTAVDLLVTALQQQQRILIVADYDADGATSCSLAVKALRLMGAKQVDYLVPNREKHGYGLTPEIVELASPYQAELLITVDNGISSVAGVAEAKARGIKVLITDHHLPPPQLPIADAIVNPNQVGDSFPSKNLAGVGVIFYVMLALRAGLRTHGWFTQQGIVDPNLAELLDLVALGTVADVVKLDYNNRILVAQGLARIRANNCSAGVRALIKVAQREQGELVASDLGFALGPRLNAAGRMDDMSYGIACLLSENDTEAWERAQELDILNQERRAVEAEMHQEALAQLATMPLQTDDNLPVGLCLFDENWHQGVIGILASRIKDRLHRPVIVFTVSQHDEIKGSARSVAGVHIRDILESIATQHPHLLSRFGGHAMAAGLSLARQDYEKFCQLFDTAVRQQLSPENIQGKIYTDGELNPSDFNLPFAEQLRYLLPWGQEVPEPMFEGVFEIMDKRVLKNSHLKMVVRPLPAGLPVDAIAFNMAETPLSTNTPIVKIAYRLDVNFHRGIKSLQLMVEHLEELSH; encoded by the coding sequence ATGCAAAAAAACCTTTATCGTCGACAATTGCCCACTGATTTTGTGTTAAAAGAAAACGGGTTACATCCTGTTATTCAGCAGATACTTGCAACCCGTGCGATTAATCCAGAGACACAACTTGAACACACGTTAAAGTATTTATTGCCATATCATCAGTTAAAAGGTATTCAAACTGCTGTCGATTTGCTTGTGACCGCGCTACAACAGCAACAGCGTATTTTAATCGTGGCGGATTATGATGCGGATGGCGCGACTAGTTGCAGTTTAGCTGTGAAAGCATTGCGTTTAATGGGCGCAAAACAGGTCGATTATTTAGTGCCTAATCGTGAAAAACATGGCTATGGGCTGACACCTGAAATTGTCGAGCTGGCTTCACCGTATCAAGCAGAGTTGTTAATTACCGTTGATAATGGCATTTCCAGCGTTGCGGGCGTGGCTGAAGCGAAAGCACGCGGGATAAAAGTTTTAATCACTGACCACCATTTACCACCGCCACAACTACCGATTGCAGACGCAATTGTCAATCCCAATCAAGTTGGCGATTCTTTTCCGAGTAAAAACCTTGCAGGGGTTGGCGTGATTTTTTACGTCATGCTGGCACTGCGTGCGGGTTTGCGAACTCACGGCTGGTTTACACAACAAGGCATTGTCGACCCCAATTTAGCCGAGTTATTAGATTTAGTGGCACTTGGCACGGTTGCGGATGTGGTGAAATTAGACTACAACAACCGCATTTTAGTGGCGCAAGGGTTGGCACGTATCCGCGCTAATAACTGTTCAGCGGGAGTACGTGCTTTAATTAAAGTCGCACAACGGGAACAAGGCGAATTAGTTGCCAGCGATTTAGGGTTTGCGTTAGGCCCACGCTTAAATGCGGCGGGGCGTATGGACGACATGAGCTACGGTATCGCCTGTTTACTCAGCGAAAACGACACAGAAGCATGGGAACGAGCGCAAGAATTAGATATTCTTAACCAAGAACGGCGAGCAGTAGAAGCAGAAATGCATCAAGAAGCCCTTGCCCAATTAGCTACCATGCCATTGCAAACCGATGATAATCTACCCGTTGGACTCTGTTTATTCGACGAGAATTGGCATCAAGGCGTTATTGGTATTCTCGCCTCACGGATTAAAGACCGTTTACACCGCCCCGTTATCGTCTTTACCGTCAGTCAACACGATGAGATAAAAGGCTCGGCGCGTTCTGTCGCTGGTGTTCACATCCGCGATATTTTAGAAAGTATTGCCACCCAACATCCGCATTTACTCAGCCGTTTTGGCGGACACGCAATGGCAGCAGGCTTAAGTTTAGCCCGTCAAGATTACGAAAAATTTTGCCAACTCTTTGATACTGCTGTTCGTCAGCAACTTTCACCCGAAAATATACAAGGCAAAATTTATACAGACGGCGAATTAAACCCCAGCGACTTTAATCTACCGTTTGCCGAACAACTCCGCTATCTTCTGCCGTGGGGGCAAGAAGTGCCTGAACCGATGTTCGAAGGCGTTTTTGAAATCATGGACAAACGGGTTTTAAAAAATAGTCATTTAAAAATGGTTGTCCGTCCTTTACCTGCTGGCTTACCTGTTGATGCGATTGCTTTTAACATGGCAGAAACACCACTAAGCACCAATACGCCAATAGTAAAAATAGCGTATCGATTAGACGTTAATTTTCATCGGGGTATCAAAAGTTTACAACTCATGGTTGAACACTTAGAAGAGTTAAGCCACTGA
- a CDS encoding DUF72 domain-containing protein, which translates to MDFGKVKNLHNIQFKLPPTPLFTQTQLQQAQVTNTTIYVGCPVWAHKAWVGTLYPAYAKEKDFLSYYAQQFNTIELNSTHYHIPDSATTQRWKQSVPTHFRFCPKLPQEISHRQLLTGETQALTQTFCQAMLELKPVLGMCFLQLPPTFSPTQFPLLLNFLDTFPADIPLAVEFRHPAWFKAGYFATIAQVLAEKQIATVITDVAGRRDVLHQYLSTSTAFIRFVGNALDPTDYQRIDEWVTCLSTWIHHGLENLYFFAHEPDNTLSPQLAHYFITQLNQRCGLQIPLPHLQAVNTQGNLF; encoded by the coding sequence ATGGATTTTGGGAAAGTAAAAAATTTACACAATATTCAATTTAAACTCCCCCCAACCCCACTATTTACACAAACGCAGTTACAACAAGCGCAAGTGACTAACACAACTATTTATGTGGGTTGTCCTGTTTGGGCGCATAAAGCATGGGTTGGTACTTTATACCCTGCTTATGCGAAAGAAAAAGATTTTTTATCCTATTATGCACAACAATTTAACACCATAGAGTTAAACAGTACGCATTACCATATTCCCGATAGTGCAACAACTCAACGCTGGAAACAAAGCGTACCGACACACTTTCGTTTTTGTCCCAAACTGCCCCAAGAAATTAGTCATCGACAATTATTAACAGGTGAGACGCAAGCATTAACGCAAACTTTTTGCCAAGCGATGCTTGAATTAAAACCCGTATTAGGCATGTGTTTTCTACAATTACCGCCAACCTTTAGCCCTACACAATTCCCTTTATTACTGAATTTTTTAGACACGTTTCCCGCAGATATTCCGCTCGCGGTTGAGTTTCGACATCCCGCATGGTTTAAAGCAGGTTATTTTGCGACAATCGCGCAAGTTTTAGCAGAAAAACAGATTGCCACAGTAATTACCGACGTTGCAGGACGGCGCGACGTGTTACACCAATATTTATCAACTTCAACGGCTTTTATTCGTTTTGTCGGCAATGCCTTAGACCCAACAGATTATCAACGCATTGATGAATGGGTTACTTGTTTAAGTACATGGATTCATCACGGATTAGAAAACTTATACTTTTTTGCCCATGAACCTGATAATACCTTATCGCCACAACTTGCCCACTATTTTATAACGCAACTTAATCAACGTTGTGGGCTACAAATCCCCCTACCGCATTTGCAAGCAGTCAATACACAAGGTAATTTATTCTAA
- a CDS encoding DUF808 domain-containing protein, whose protein sequence is MASGLFAILDDIAMLLDDAAAMTKVAAKKTAGVLGDDLAVNAEKASGFHESRELPVLWAISKGSLVNKIIILPFAFLLSAFLPWLIVPILLIGGVYLSYEGVEKIVEWFHPHENNTEKAQVLQASAETIVEVEKKKIKSAIVTDFILSVEIIIIALGSVMDKSFTLQLIVVSAVALIATVGVYGFVALIVRMDDAGFWLIQRAEANNGNAVLGIVGNGLVNAMPRLIQALSVIGTIAMLLVGGGMFVHNIAFIHHALEFLPSIIAEFLVGGIVGGIAVGVMMGIHSFMKK, encoded by the coding sequence ATGGCAAGCGGATTATTTGCAATTTTAGACGATATCGCCATGCTTTTAGACGATGCGGCAGCCATGACCAAAGTCGCGGCGAAAAAAACGGCGGGGGTTTTAGGGGACGATTTAGCCGTTAATGCAGAAAAGGCTTCAGGCTTTCACGAAAGCAGAGAACTTCCCGTTTTATGGGCAATTAGTAAAGGTTCATTAGTGAATAAAATCATTATCTTGCCCTTTGCATTTTTACTCAGTGCGTTTTTACCGTGGCTAATTGTGCCGATTTTACTGATTGGCGGGGTCTATCTGAGTTATGAAGGGGTAGAAAAAATCGTAGAATGGTTTCACCCTCATGAAAATAACACCGAAAAAGCACAAGTATTACAAGCAAGTGCAGAAACCATTGTCGAGGTAGAAAAGAAAAAAATTAAAAGTGCGATTGTCACGGATTTTATTTTATCGGTAGAAATTATCATCATTGCCTTAGGGTCAGTGATGGATAAAAGTTTTACTCTTCAACTAATTGTCGTGTCTGCTGTTGCCTTAATTGCCACAGTTGGCGTTTATGGTTTTGTTGCCTTAATTGTACGGATGGATGATGCAGGGTTTTGGCTTATTCAACGAGCAGAAGCGAATAATGGGAATGCTGTATTAGGTATTGTTGGTAATGGTCTTGTCAACGCCATGCCTCGCCTGATTCAGGCTCTTTCTGTTATTGGCACAATCGCCATGCTGTTGGTTGGTGGCGGGATGTTTGTGCATAACATCGCGTTTATTCATCACGCGCTAGAATTTTTACCGAGCATCATTGCTGAGTTTCTCGTGGGTGGAATTGTCGGCGGTATTGCCGTTGGCGTAATGATGGGCATTCATTCATTTATGAAAAAATAG